In Lonchura striata isolate bLonStr1 chromosome 11, bLonStr1.mat, whole genome shotgun sequence, the following proteins share a genomic window:
- the CIAO2A gene encoding cytosolic iron-sulfur assembly component 2A: MALALLRQALGRLWRSPAASARHAPPSRAMEHDRAIEVYDIIRTIRDPEKPNTLEELEVVTENCVEVQEIGEDEYLVIIRFTPTVPHCSLATLIGLCLRIKLQRCLPFRHKLEIYISEGTHSTEEDINKQINDKERVAAAMENPNLREIVEQCVTEPD; encoded by the exons ATGGCGCTGGCGCTGCTGCGGCAGGCGCTGGGCCGGCTGTGGCGGAGCCCCGCCGCTAGCGCCCGCCATGCGCCCCCGAGCCGCGCCATGGAGCACGACAGGGCCATCGAGGTCTACG ACATAATCCGCACGATCCGCGACCCGGAGAAGCCCAACACTTTGGAAGAACTGGAAGTGGTGACAGAGAACTGCGTGGAAGTGCAGGAGATAGGGGAGGATGAATATCTGGTCATCATCAGGTTTACACCCACAGTACCTCATTGCTCCTTGGCCACTCTGATCG GCCTTTGTTTAAGAATCAAACTTCAGAGATGTTTGCCTTTTAGACACAAG ctggaaatcTACATTTCTGAGGGCACACATTCCACGGAGGAGGACA TCAACAAGCAGATCAACGACAAGGAGAGGGTGGCAGCAGCCATGGAGAACCCGAACCTGCGGGAGATCGTGGAGCAGTGCGTGACTGAGCCCGACTag